From the Neobacillus sp. PS3-34 genome, the window TGATTTAAAAGAAACGCTTGGCGAGCCAATTACAGAAGAAAATCTTCAGCAGTTAATGAAAGATTATGAGTTTGCGAACGAACAGGACCTTGTTTCTTTCCTTGTTGAGAATGGGGAAATGGAGAAAGGGGATAATGTACGCAATGTTTTTCGCTACATCGATGCCCTGGATTCGACCGTAGGATATTACAAAGAGGATAGCGGCACTCCGATAACAGATGAGAATCTCAAGACTTTACTTGGTGACCACCATTTGACGATGAAGGAATTAACAGACCTTCTGGCTAAAAACGATGATTCACTTGAAAACTATAAAACGATTGAGGACCTTGACCTCGCATTAACGCTATACGAGAGTGGCAAGGAAGCGCTTGACCTTGTTTCCAAGCTCGGCATTACGGAAAAAGAAATGGAAGCGATTACGAAGCATTTTGAAACAATTGATGTCAATGATCCTGCGATTGAGGAAAAAATGACCGAGCTTGAGCCACGTTTATTAGCGCTTCGAGAGGCTGATCAGGCGGCAGACTTAACGGAGGGGCAGATCACGGAAGTCTTCAATATTATGAAGGAAATGCTCAGTCTTGTACATCTGGACGCAAGTTTTTATCTCGTAAAAGGTAATGAAAAAATCGCGCTATCAGATTCCCAGCTCATTAAGATGAAAGATACAAATGGGCATGATCTGCTGATTGAGATTTATAATACAGATGGTGTGTTTTTGGCAGATATGCTGATTACCGAGGATATGTTCAGCACAGAGCTAATTGATAATACCGTAAAGGATATCAAAAAGGTCGAAAAGATCGAAAAGATTGTCCAGAAAACAGCTTCACAGCAAAAGCCGCATACGGTAAAGGGCGGCAAGCTGCCAAATACAGCCGGCAATTATGCTGAAGGTATATTCGTCGGCCTGATTTTAATCGGAACAGGATTATTCTTTTTCAGAAAAAGGAATGTCAGCACTCTATGAAACACAAAATTCCTGCATTGAAGCTGACCAGCTTGTTGGTGATCCTGGCAGGTATCGTGATCGTGTTCCTGAATGTTAAGCCTTTTTTTCAGCCGAAGGAGAAGCCACATTTTTCCGGCATATCAGTAAAGGCTCCTAA encodes:
- a CDS encoding processed acidic surface protein encodes the protein MNKIHKILLAAVLLLGLFPITSSAAALAPADLAAFLEETSWNEKDLDTYLQYFYDMSINDFDTIADLKETLGEPITEENLQQLMKDYEFANEQDLVSFLVENGEMEKGDNVRNVFRYIDALDSTVGYYKEDSGTPITDENLKTLLGDHHLTMKELTDLLAKNDDSLENYKTIEDLDLALTLYESGKEALDLVSKLGITEKEMEAITKHFETIDVNDPAIEEKMTELEPRLLALREADQAADLTEGQITEVFNIMKEMLSLVHLDASFYLVKGNEKIALSDSQLIKMKDTNGHDLLIEIYNTDGVFLADMLITEDMFSTELIDNTVKDIKKVEKIEKIVQKTASQQKPHTVKGGKLPNTAGNYAEGIFVGLILIGTGLFFFRKRNVSTL